The genomic stretch GCCGGGCCGCAGCAGGCGGTGTGCGGTCCGCTCGATGCCGCGGATGGTGTCCAGGCCGTCCTGGCCCGAGAACAGCGCAAGCTCGGGGTCGTGGTCGCGCGCCTCGGGTGCGACGTACTCCCACTCGGTCAGCGGGATGTACGGCGGGTTCGAGATGACCAGGTCGACCTGGCCGTCCAGCTCGGGGAGCGCGGTCAGCGCATCGCCCTGCTGGAGAACGACGCGGGACCCCTCGACGTTCTTGCGCGCCCACTGCATGGCCTCGTCGGACAGCTCCACGGCGTGCACGCGCGAGCGCGGCACCTCCTGCGCCAGGGCGAGCGCGATGGCTCCGGAGCCGGTGCACAGGTCCACGATGAGCGGTTCGACGACGTCCATGGCCCGTACGGCGTCTATCGCCCAGCCGACGACCGACTCGGTCTCCGGGCGGGGTACGAAGACGCCGGGGCCGACGTGCAGCTCCAGGTAGCGGAAGAAGGCGCGCCCGGTGATGTGCTGGAGCGGCTCGCGGGCCTCGCGGCGCGCGACGGCCTCCCAGTAGCGGGCGTCGAAGTCCGCGTCGGCGACCCGGTGCAGTTCGCCGCGCTTGACGCCGTGCACATGTGCGGCGAGTTCCTCGGCGTCGAAGCGCGGTGAGGGCACGCCGGCGTCGGCCAGCCGCTGGGTGGCCTGCGCCACCTCGGCGAGCAGCACGG from Streptomyces albofaciens JCM 4342 encodes the following:
- the prmC gene encoding peptide chain release factor N(5)-glutamine methyltransferase encodes the protein MLLAEVAQATQRLADAGVPSPRFDAEELAAHVHGVKRGELHRVADADFDARYWEAVARREAREPLQHITGRAFFRYLELHVGPGVFVPRPETESVVGWAIDAVRAMDVVEPLIVDLCTGSGAIALALAQEVPRSRVHAVELSDEAMQWARKNVEGSRVVLQQGDALTALPELDGQVDLVISNPPYIPLTEWEYVAPEARDHDPELALFSGQDGLDTIRGIERTAHRLLRPGGVVVIEHADTQGGQVPWIFTEERGWADAADHPDLNNRPRFATARRATP